A stretch of Rhododendron vialii isolate Sample 1 chromosome 4a, ASM3025357v1 DNA encodes these proteins:
- the LOC131323405 gene encoding uncharacterized protein LOC131323405 isoform X2 codes for MSMDPYYEQRLRDEVIYLHSLWHQGPPPRQNPNPNNYPNHTTSTHLLPPSNPPQFKKPKRPKKTPPQSDLEWPCNETPADPDQPGWPAPTPAPITRVLTPEEQARFAAARIQNKAVAAVEAFFAGNLDSDGEESDEDDEVTGEDGYEEYQFFLKLFTEEEELKGLRGYCEKNWEGGSDFICLVCGGIGKRKRFKNLVAVVQHSVSIARTKKKNAHRAYAQVVCRVLGWDVDRLPTINSPLDKPVESQGNAEVAVGESSMINQDLALANNSVKDGDANKCLEKPDNGVQSFGDGNIEGVVTCLVHSEDNGTGNEIRDNQKAIVVVNEPEENNGKAH; via the exons ATGTCAATGGATCCATACTACGAGCAGAGATTGAGAGACGAGGTCATCTACCTTCACTCCCTCTGGCACCAAGGCCCACCTCCTcgacaaaaccctaaccctaataaCTACCCCAATCACACCACCTCGACCCACCTCCTCCCTCCTTCCAATCCCCCCCAATTCAAGAAACCCAAGAGACCCAAGAAGACCCCTCCCCAATCCGACCTCGAATGGCCCTGCAACGAAACCCCCGCGGACCCCGACCAGCCGGGTTGGCCTGCTCCTACTCCTGCTCCGATCACCCGGGTTCTCACGCCTGAAGAACAAGCTCGATTCGCCGCGGCCCGGATCCAGAACAAGGCCGTGGCCGCCGTGGAAGCGTTTTTCGCGGGTAATTTGGACAGTGATGGGGAGGAGAGTGATGAAGATGATGAGGTGACGGGTGAGGATGGGTACGAGGAGTACCAGTTCTTTTTGAAGTTGTTTACGGAAGAGGAGGAGTTGAAGGGGTTGAGGGGGTACTGTGAGAAGAATTGGGAAGGGGGGAGTGATTTTATTTGCTTGGTTTGTGGTGGGAttgggaagaggaagaggttTAAGAACTTGGTGGCTGTTGTGCAGCATTCGGTGTCGATAGCgaggacgaagaagaagaatgcaCACAGAGCTTATGCACAGGTTGTGTGTAGGGTTCTTGGTTGGGATGTTGATCGGCTTCCGACTATCAATTCGCCGTTGGATAAACCTGTTGAGTCTCAG GGAAATGCTGAGGTTGCTGTTGGAGAGTCGAGTATGATCAACCAAGATTTGGCTTTGGCAAAT AACTCTGTGAAGGATGGTGATGCCAATAAGTGTTTGGAAAAGCCTGACAATGGGGTTCAGAGTTTTGGTGATGGGAATATAGAAGGAGTGGTTACTTGCCTG GTACATAGCGAGGACAATGGCACTGGAAATGAAATAAGAGACAATCAAAAGGCGATTGTAGTTGTTAATGAACCAGAGGAAAATAATGGGAAGGCGCACTGA
- the LOC131323405 gene encoding uncharacterized protein LOC131323405 isoform X1: MSMDPYYEQRLRDEVIYLHSLWHQGPPPRQNPNPNNYPNHTTSTHLLPPSNPPQFKKPKRPKKTPPQSDLEWPCNETPADPDQPGWPAPTPAPITRVLTPEEQARFAAARIQNKAVAAVEAFFAGNLDSDGEESDEDDEVTGEDGYEEYQFFLKLFTEEEELKGLRGYCEKNWEGGSDFICLVCGGIGKRKRFKNLVAVVQHSVSIARTKKKNAHRAYAQVVCRVLGWDVDRLPTINSPLDKPVESQGNAEVAVGESSMINQDLALANVSNGKTIQKEVSDVDQEGEIPSSSIPGTSVIGDNNSVKDGDANKCLEKPDNGVQSFGDGNIEGVVTCLVHSEDNGTGNEIRDNQKAIVVVNEPEENNGKAH; this comes from the exons ATGTCAATGGATCCATACTACGAGCAGAGATTGAGAGACGAGGTCATCTACCTTCACTCCCTCTGGCACCAAGGCCCACCTCCTcgacaaaaccctaaccctaataaCTACCCCAATCACACCACCTCGACCCACCTCCTCCCTCCTTCCAATCCCCCCCAATTCAAGAAACCCAAGAGACCCAAGAAGACCCCTCCCCAATCCGACCTCGAATGGCCCTGCAACGAAACCCCCGCGGACCCCGACCAGCCGGGTTGGCCTGCTCCTACTCCTGCTCCGATCACCCGGGTTCTCACGCCTGAAGAACAAGCTCGATTCGCCGCGGCCCGGATCCAGAACAAGGCCGTGGCCGCCGTGGAAGCGTTTTTCGCGGGTAATTTGGACAGTGATGGGGAGGAGAGTGATGAAGATGATGAGGTGACGGGTGAGGATGGGTACGAGGAGTACCAGTTCTTTTTGAAGTTGTTTACGGAAGAGGAGGAGTTGAAGGGGTTGAGGGGGTACTGTGAGAAGAATTGGGAAGGGGGGAGTGATTTTATTTGCTTGGTTTGTGGTGGGAttgggaagaggaagaggttTAAGAACTTGGTGGCTGTTGTGCAGCATTCGGTGTCGATAGCgaggacgaagaagaagaatgcaCACAGAGCTTATGCACAGGTTGTGTGTAGGGTTCTTGGTTGGGATGTTGATCGGCTTCCGACTATCAATTCGCCGTTGGATAAACCTGTTGAGTCTCAG GGAAATGCTGAGGTTGCTGTTGGAGAGTCGAGTATGATCAACCAAGATTTGGCTTTGGCAAATGTTAGTAATGGAAAAACCATTCAGAAGGAGGTTTCCGATGTTGATCAGGAAGGAGAAATACCCAGTTCTAGTATTCCTGGGACTTCTGTTATCGGTGATAAT AACTCTGTGAAGGATGGTGATGCCAATAAGTGTTTGGAAAAGCCTGACAATGGGGTTCAGAGTTTTGGTGATGGGAATATAGAAGGAGTGGTTACTTGCCTG GTACATAGCGAGGACAATGGCACTGGAAATGAAATAAGAGACAATCAAAAGGCGATTGTAGTTGTTAATGAACCAGAGGAAAATAATGGGAAGGCGCACTGA
- the LOC131323405 gene encoding uncharacterized protein LOC131323405 isoform X3, with the protein MSMDPYYEQRLRDEVIYLHSLWHQGPPPRQNPNPNNYPNHTTSTHLLPPSNPPQFKKPKRPKKTPPQSDLEWPCNETPADPDQPGWPAPTPAPITRVLTPEEQARFAAARIQNKAVAAVEAFFAGNLDSDGEESDEDDEVTGEDGYEEYQFFLKLFTEEEELKGLRGYCEKNWEGGSDFICLVCGGIGKRKRFKNLVAVVQHSVSIARTKKKNAHRAYAQVVCRVLGWDVDRLPTINSPLDKPVESQNSVKDGDANKCLEKPDNGVQSFGDGNIEGVVTCLVHSEDNGTGNEIRDNQKAIVVVNEPEENNGKAH; encoded by the exons ATGTCAATGGATCCATACTACGAGCAGAGATTGAGAGACGAGGTCATCTACCTTCACTCCCTCTGGCACCAAGGCCCACCTCCTcgacaaaaccctaaccctaataaCTACCCCAATCACACCACCTCGACCCACCTCCTCCCTCCTTCCAATCCCCCCCAATTCAAGAAACCCAAGAGACCCAAGAAGACCCCTCCCCAATCCGACCTCGAATGGCCCTGCAACGAAACCCCCGCGGACCCCGACCAGCCGGGTTGGCCTGCTCCTACTCCTGCTCCGATCACCCGGGTTCTCACGCCTGAAGAACAAGCTCGATTCGCCGCGGCCCGGATCCAGAACAAGGCCGTGGCCGCCGTGGAAGCGTTTTTCGCGGGTAATTTGGACAGTGATGGGGAGGAGAGTGATGAAGATGATGAGGTGACGGGTGAGGATGGGTACGAGGAGTACCAGTTCTTTTTGAAGTTGTTTACGGAAGAGGAGGAGTTGAAGGGGTTGAGGGGGTACTGTGAGAAGAATTGGGAAGGGGGGAGTGATTTTATTTGCTTGGTTTGTGGTGGGAttgggaagaggaagaggttTAAGAACTTGGTGGCTGTTGTGCAGCATTCGGTGTCGATAGCgaggacgaagaagaagaatgcaCACAGAGCTTATGCACAGGTTGTGTGTAGGGTTCTTGGTTGGGATGTTGATCGGCTTCCGACTATCAATTCGCCGTTGGATAAACCTGTTGAGTCTCAG AACTCTGTGAAGGATGGTGATGCCAATAAGTGTTTGGAAAAGCCTGACAATGGGGTTCAGAGTTTTGGTGATGGGAATATAGAAGGAGTGGTTACTTGCCTG GTACATAGCGAGGACAATGGCACTGGAAATGAAATAAGAGACAATCAAAAGGCGATTGTAGTTGTTAATGAACCAGAGGAAAATAATGGGAAGGCGCACTGA
- the LOC131323406 gene encoding uncharacterized protein LOC131323406, giving the protein MSGAQGAQPPGATTATTYESVEGGENKAKLDIRSKEDEGGVEVDKLQDKVPDAAGHGGPVFGAGKGEDENEKDLGVTGTA; this is encoded by the coding sequence ATGTCAGGGGCGCAGGGAGCACAGCCGCCGGGAGCGACGACGGCGACGACGTACGAGTCGGTGGAAGGAGGGGAGAACAAGGCGAAGCTTGACATCCGTTCGAAGGAGGACGAGGGTGGTGTTGAGGTTGATAAACTCCAGGATAAGGTCCCCGACGCCGCCGGCCACGGCGGGCCGGTATTCGGTGCAGGAAAAGGGGAGGATGAGAACGAGAAAGATTTGGGTGTCACTGGAACCGCCTGA
- the LOC131323407 gene encoding uncharacterized protein LOC131323407: MEKKSGRSKLNIAIIHPDLGIGGAERLIVDAAVELSSHGHKVHIFTSHHDRTRCFEETLAGTFPVTVYGAFIPRHVFYRLHAVCAYLRCIFVALCLLLMWPSFDVILADQVSIVIPLLKLKKSAKVVFYCHFPDMLLAQHTTVLRRMYRKPIDFLEEITTGMADLILVNSKFTASTFAKTFKNLDARGIKPDVLYPAVNLDQFDEPHASKLDFLSINRFERKKNIGLAISAFAMLHKLEEDVIQGGNVANATLTVAGGFDKRLRENVEYLEELKSLAEREGVSHKVKFVTSCSTAERNTLISHCLCVLYTPKDEHFGIVPLEAMAAHKPVIACNSGGPVETIRNGMTGFLCDPNPVEFSLAMAKFIQDPQTAERMGEEAQKHVAESFSTRIFGQRLDRFLVDVVREKRE; encoded by the exons ATGGAGAAGAAGAGTGGAAGATCAAAATTGAACATCGCCATCATTCACCCAGACCTCGGAATCG GAGGAGCTGAAAGATTAATTGTTGATGCTGCTGTGGAACTTTCATCCCATGGGCATAAAGTCCATATCTTTACTTCACACCATGACAGAACCCGATGTTTTGAGGAGACACTGGCTG GAACCTTTCCAGTTACAGTATACGGTGCCTTCATTCCCCGTCATGTTTTCTATCGACTGCATGCAGTATGTGCATATCTGAGGTGCATTTTTGTTGCTCTTTGCTTGTTGTTGATGTGGCCATCATTCGATGTTATACTTGCCGATCAAGTCTCTATTGTCATTCCGTTGCTGAAACTGAAGAAGTCTGCAAAG GTTGTATTCTACTGCCATTTTCCGGATATGTTGCTGGCTCAACACACAACAGTTCTTAGGAGGATGTATCGGAAACCCATAGACTTTTTAGAAGAAATAACAACTG GTATGGCTGATTTGATTCTGGTTAACAGCAAATTTACTGCATCTACTTTTGCAAAGACATTTAAGAATCTTGATGCAAGAGGAATTAAGCCAGACGTGCTTTACCCAGCAGTCAACTTAGATCAGTTTGATGAACCGCATGCTTCTAA GTTGGATTTTCTCTCTATCAATCgctttgaaaggaaaaagaacatAGGTTTAGCAATATCTGCCTTTGCCATGCTTCACAAACTTGAAGAGGATGTTATTCAAGGTGGTAATGTGGCTAATGCTACCTTGACAGTTGCag GTGGTTTTGACAAACGCCTGAGAGAGAATGTTGAATATCTGGAGGAATTGAAAAGCTTAGCAGAGAGGGAAGGAGTGTCCCACAAGGTCAAGTTCGTAACGTCATGCTCAACGGCTGAAAGAAATACTCTAATTTCCCATTGCCTGTGTGTGCTTTATACCCCAAAG gatgaacattttgggattGTACCATTGGAGGCAATGGCAGCTCATAAACCCGTAATTGCATGCAACAGCGGGGGACCCGTTGAGACTATTAGGAACGGCATGACTGGGTTCCTTTGTGACCCTAACCCAGTAGAGTTCTCTTTGGCCATGGCTAAGTTCATTCAGGACCCTCAGACGGCAGAGAGAATGGGAGAGGAAGCTCAGAAACATGTTGCCGAATCATTCTCAACTAGAATTTTTGGGCAGCGTTTGGACCGATTTCTTGTTGATGTGGTTCGGGAAAAGAGGGAGTGA